One Gloeobacter morelensis MG652769 DNA window includes the following coding sequences:
- the dapF gene encoding diaminopimelate epimerase, with protein sequence MTFAPGTLAFTKYEGLGNDFVLIDNRIAAEPVLSGDQAAAVCDRHFGVGADGVIFLLSAAADADFGMRIYNNDGSEAQMCGNGIRCLAHFARELGIAGTGGGYRVETGAGILNIALLADGRVRVDMGPPRLLADEIPTTLVPAEQKVVAASIPVGGLDWRVTCVNMGNPHAVVFVDELATVDLHRFGPLFERDRHFPERINTHFAEVISPTHLRVKVWERGAGPTLACGTGACAVLVAAVLNGLSHTEATVELPGGPLEIRWDGATNRLLMTGPAHKVFSGLL encoded by the coding sequence ATGACTTTTGCCCCCGGTACGCTTGCCTTCACGAAGTACGAGGGCCTCGGCAACGACTTCGTGCTCATCGATAACCGCATCGCAGCCGAACCGGTGCTCTCCGGCGACCAGGCCGCGGCGGTGTGCGACCGGCACTTCGGGGTCGGGGCGGACGGGGTGATTTTTTTGCTGAGCGCTGCAGCGGATGCCGACTTTGGCATGCGCATCTACAACAACGATGGCTCTGAGGCACAGATGTGCGGCAACGGCATCCGCTGCCTGGCCCACTTCGCGCGCGAACTGGGAATCGCGGGGACCGGCGGCGGCTACCGGGTGGAGACCGGGGCGGGCATCTTGAATATTGCCCTGTTGGCCGATGGCCGCGTGCGCGTAGACATGGGGCCACCCCGCCTGCTGGCGGATGAAATCCCGACTACCCTCGTCCCGGCGGAACAAAAAGTGGTCGCGGCGTCCATCCCCGTAGGCGGACTCGATTGGCGGGTCACCTGCGTCAACATGGGCAACCCCCATGCGGTGGTGTTTGTCGATGAGTTGGCCACGGTGGATTTGCATCGCTTCGGGCCGCTGTTTGAGCGCGACCGTCACTTTCCCGAGCGCATCAACACCCACTTTGCCGAGGTGATCAGCCCCACCCACCTGCGGGTGAAAGTCTGGGAGCGCGGCGCCGGACCCACCCTCGCCTGCGGCACCGGTGCGTGCGCAGTACTGGTGGCGGCGGTGCTCAATGGCCTGTCCCACACCGAGGCCACCGTCGAATTGCCCGGCGGGCCGCTG